The window CCTCTGTCTGAATAAGAGCAGTATTCGTTATTTTCGTTATTTGGTATTTATTCAATGCTCACCCAACTGCCACAATGGAAAAGAGAATGTCTCAAATGTAAAATCATGCATTGCTTTACCTCCACTCTCATTGAGGATAAACTCAACAGGGTTACAAAGAGCTGACGCAGAACACTTTGGGAGCAACACAATCACCCGAACCTTCTGAATACGCAAATCCCATTCATTAAGTTCACTGAAGTACTCAGACATCAGTTTCACATCTATgaggaaaaaaggaagaaaatgccTGAGAACCAATACTTTACTACTGGCCAAACAAAAAAAGGTCATTTTTATTATCACTCATGTGAAAGTGacggtgaaagtgaaagtgacgtgacattcagccaagtatggtgacccatactcagaatttgtgctctgcatttaacccatccgaagtgcacacacacagagcagtgaacacacacaccctgtgaacacacacccggagcagtgggcagccatttatgctgctaaAGGGgcatgcatttatgcatttatgctcATGAATAAGGCTCAGCAGAATAACACTTACTTTTGCAGGCAGTAGAGGTGAGGATGGTTTGTAATTCATTGTTGAAGGTGGATAAATTAAGGACCCCACATACATGTACACAGCCAGAACAGGCAGCAGCCTGGACAGCTACATGAGCCACTGTCAGAGCAGAGAAAGATCCCACCATCAGAACATCTCCACGCTCCACCAACAGCGGGCGAATCGCACAGGCGGCCAGACTGCGAGATCTATCCTGTATTCATACACGCAAATTAAACCTGGATATTGATTTGCACTGATgatgcttgtttgtgtgtgtgtctttattacCTGTATTATGAGTGTGTGTTCTGACACTAGGTTGGTTTTCTCCAGTTGTTTTGAGAGCCGTCTGGGAAACAGCAGTACATTGGAACAATGTTTGTCCTTACAGAACACATTTCCTACCAGGGGTGTGTGTGAGTCGACCTGAGTAAAGCCGGATGTCTCCAGAGtctcacacacattttcaatgctGAATATATTGGAATGCAAACACAATATGAGAAGTGTACATAATAGAAAATAAGGAAAATACATGtgtgtatacataaatacatacacagacacactacCTGGCTTTGAGGGTGTTGACCCAGGCATAGAGTGGTAATGTTTGTGACCTTTGTTGTTTAACCCTCACAACTGGTGGCAGGAAACTGTCAATTGTCAGCaaattctgttttattctgtaaTGAGCCAGTGAGGCTTCCAGTTTGGTCTTGAACCTGATATGTATACACAAACATACAAGCACCATTTTTAAGGTCCAACAATTATGGATTGTATCACCATTATATCACCAGaggattaatttaatttaatttaatttaatttaatttaatttaatttaatttaatttaatttaatttaatttaatttaatttaatttaatttaatttaatttaatttaatttaatttaatttaatttaatttaattttcaggaCAATGTTGCAGCCCTGCAGCATGTAGGGAAaaagaaataaagctgaaaaaaaaacaaaaaacaaaaaaaacaatgccaGTTGTGAAATGAGGTCATATTCCAAAACTCACAACTCACTCACAAGTCACTCACAACTggaaacacataaaaaataagttcagtaaagacagaaaaaaaaaaaaacgattttctcattctcatttGAAAGTGTAAGAGTTTTAATCTACAATATTAAATTTCCATCTTacagtaaaaaatacaatagttaaaatagaaaattaagtcacaattttaaaaaatgcaacaaaTGAGTTAAcattacaatatacagtataatattacaattgagagagagaaagtcacATTTATAAGTTAAAATTTGAGATACTGTAAGAAGTTGCAAATACACCTTTAAACTTTGTCAATTTCGGTAATTTGAGACATTTCCGAGATCATCTCTGAAACTGAGGATACTTAAGTAAAGATCTCAACTTGCTCTCCAATTAATGTCATTGCTGTCTAGGAGACATGGGTGGGATTTTTCATCCCATCATGGGTTTCAAAGAACATCATTTCTGTAAGTCTAAAGAATGAATGCATTTTCTCAGGGCAGACCTGCTCGTACTGACCTACAAAGGCTGTCCTCCACCTGTCTCACTTCCTTTATTAGTCCCTCCTCTGCTCTTTGCATTGGCTCTCTGGGCTGGAACTTCCTGTCCAGGAGGTCACAGAGTACGACCACCACAAGAGCCATAAGATCATCTGGCTGAACAAACACAAACTCAAAGTCAATCATAATATCAAGATAAAAGGGCAGATGTCAGTCCTAACAGACCCACCATTTGCTGAGAACGGTAAAAGTAGCTGTCAGTCAGGATCTCCTCCAGTAGATCTTGGTCTGTGATTGTAGGAGAAAGTTTGGGATATTTAGcttgaataaatgtaaaacaacaacaacaacaacaacaaagtcaAGCAATACTGTACTTTTGCTATTCTGTCGCTTCTATACTGCAGTAGATTATTCTAATACAACAGCATAATATGAAGAATTAATGTGGGAAACACAATGCGagtaaaaactgaaaaacagaatgtgaactgaatatatataaattaaatttgttcaactttcatgatttattttttgtgtaaattttatttgtttctttgtttgttttaagcatagatctacttttttttgtatttaagctcaaaaaaatatataaaaaagctaCTTTAATATATTGTATGATACATTAGACTGATAAGCTTTTGTCAGATTTTTCCAAATtgcatacaaatataaattatttgttgtttttgtgtttctggATGATAGATCTGGCTGCAGATATAAACTGACCTCATGCTTACAGTTCAGCGCAGCCATTAAAGTGCTACAGGAGTCAGTTAACTGATGTCTGACCTGCGCACTAAAAGCAAATAGAtgtccttaaaaaaaaagtaaaaaagtctcCCCTAAGCAAAATTTTGTAagtgagagagcgagaaagattgagcgagcgagcgagagagagagagagagagagagagagagagagagagagaaagaaagagagatgaagGGAGTAGAGGAATCAGTCAGAGACATGTGTAGGGAAGATAAGCTACAAGAAGAAACTCAACCAGAATGTGACCAGACATTCCCAAATGACTGATTCAGGAGCTCAGTAATGGAAAGAAGAGGTCAGTGGAGAAGAAATGACAGGAAACATGGAGAGCATGCAGCTTTCCATGAACCACAACCCCAAAATCTGTCTATTATCTTTACATTTTCTCATACAaagctttgaaaaataaaataaaaatacaaccaaACATGGTAGCAtcacattattaattaaaattagttAATACATAAGAGAAAAACCAACAATAAGCAAtattcatgttagctcaggtccattaaatataCGTTAACAAAAGTAAacgttgaaattaacattaaatatagaTTACTAAGGATATTAATATTCAATATTACCAATATGCTGAAAAATATATTGacataaaatattgttttcaacTCAATTTAAGATTCAATTTGTACCAAGCAGGGTTATCTTAATGTCTGTTACATCAGagaccaccaaaaaaaaaaaaagaaaaaaaaagaaattaagagtTACATAAAACCCCAGTCGTCTCTacaacattatataaaaaaaactctgCTGTACTAAAGGAGAGGATAGGATAGGATGAAAAATTTGGGATACAGTAATATACGTTTATGACTCTTCATCTGTTTCCAACTACACCTTTGAGTCATGAGGGACTGAATAATTGATGTTAAAAGTTTTGTAGGCCATAAAAAGCATGACATCACTGACCGCAGGGATGTTATCGGCAAAAACAATCAAGATGAATTGGACACATTCGATTCTTGTGCCCTCTAAAAAACTTCTTTATCATCACTATCTTCATGATATTTACACTCTTACCCAAGGCTTATTTTGCTAGAATGCTAGAATTGgaaatgtaatgtaatacttGAAAATCCATTTTGGCCTGGCTTGATTTTGTCACTCACATTTCAGAGTGTTGAACGCCAGCTCATATGCCCAATACTCATTCTTCTTGGTGTCGACATCACCGTCATTAACAATCCCAGGATCTTCATCATCATccccatcatcatcaccaccaccatcGCCTTTAGGACTGGTGCGCCTATAGCGAATGAGTCGGTGCGCCAGATCTTTCTCCACATGAGATTTCTGGAAAATAGCTGCAGCATGAATGTACACAGAGTCTGGGAATCCCACAGGCATCCCCTCTCTCTTCAGATTATTCCTTTCTGTGGGCACTGCAGTGACCCTCTTTTTAAGGGACTGGATACATACTTTTCTCATTGGGCTCTTAGGAGAGACTGGACTGTGTGCTTTATTCTTAGGAGCTGATTCTTGGTCCAGCAAGTTCAGTGATGTGACGTCTGGTAGATCTGAGTCCAGTGTGGAGCTGAGAGTCTGTTTAACCATTCTgtaaaaacacactgcatttgtGGTTATCATAGATCAGCTTGAAGTATTATTTTAGAGAGGCTTTCAAATAGGATCAATACATTGACAATATTAAAGCCAGTTATTTAACTTGTAAACAACATGTTTTCTCACACAGTATAATATagtctttaaataaatcaaactacAGGGATCAACAAATTTGAAccttaaatatttcttatttattttacataatatttctttatttatttctgtccTTACTTTTATTCTTGTAACCGTTTAGATCAGAATTTTAATCCAAGATTGTAGACTTTTTTTGAATCCACTGTACATAAATGACTTTCCAAAAGTTTAGGTTCCGTGTAACTTGATGAAAAGtaatcagaagtgacagtgcagaCTGTCCATATGAaatttcttttcatcaaagaatcctgacaaaatGATTACGatattatgaaatgtttcttgagcaacaaatcggcatattaaaatgatttatgaaggatcatgggacactgaagactggactaatggctgctgaaaattcagctttgccatcacaggaataaatgacatttattaaaataaataaaatagaaaactagttttttttttttacaatattactatttttagtacatttttgtttttgttgcattttgtaAACATACTATactgctttcaaaaacatcaagAAATCTTACTTTTGAACAGTGTGTACAGTCTCAGAACAACCTgttactgtcacacacctggactcatttaatgtgttttttgcccgtgacccagtttctgtctttccgtgtttgattagttcccaggtgtgtccattatcttcctcatgtgttccatgtccctgttaagttaatgattccatccacctgtgtttccccaattatctgttgtacataagccttgtcccttcagttctgttttgtcgggtcttctcacttgcagctcacttgtgatcacttgctacttacgtgtgtctacctctgtgctccatgttggatatccccggtgttggatatattaaaagccttattccgtttatcctcgactccgtattccttcaggcagcgtaaaaccgtgacagaagacccgaccagaaagagaaaatagaaaactgcgtgttcttccctccgttttgcttttgttttttcacagacttttcttttcttagtgtctatggatcccctctatcgtcccgaattcctcatcctcctgctgaagcaggaagggcgttctctcgaggaccataccagacagtttttcctattagctaatgcccccagctacccggacggcgcgctctgcaccttctacaacaccagcctgaactccaaatgcagagcgttgtcgtccgaagatggtcctcgagaggatttcgccgcatacgtggagtggactctggcgagaaatgggtcacctctcaccgtctgccccatagaggacctcgccagccccactcccgacccagagaccagccagccaccatcacgccgcacggagccagagcccaccgcagccgcagagcccgagccatccactgacagggagccggaactcgagagcgcgactgaccaggtgtgtgagccggcaacaccgtgcatcgtgggagtcctcgtggagatcgagggcgtggaggaaagccctgcccacactcctgcgactgagggtgagctatatgcagtctctgaagatcatatggagcaagttcaggatctgatggactggtctatggaggtaatccctaattttcctgtttccccgctggttccgcccagccctgagttttctgtttctccgctggttacgcccagccctgagttttctgtttctccgctggttccgcccagccctgagttttctgtttctccgctggttccgcccagccctgagttttctgtttctccgctggttccgcccagccctgagttttctgtttctccgctggttacgcccagccctgagttttctgtttctccgctggttacgcccagccctgagttttctgtttctccgctggttccgcccagccctgagttttctgtttcttcgctggttccgcccagccctgagtttcctgtatctccgctggctccgcccagctctgaatcttctgtgtctccgctggttccgcccagctctgaatcttctgtgtctccgctggttccgcccagctctgaatcttctgtgtctccgctggttctgcccagctctgaatcttctgtgtctccgctggttccgcccagctctgaattttctgtgtctccgctggttccgcccagccatgatttttctgtttcaccgctggttccgcccagccctgaatcttctgtgtctcctgtattccctcccagcctccctctcccgcctcctcccaaacctgctggtccctctactcctctttcgctggttccgtccagtcctgatcctcctgtccttcctcccacccttctcctctctcctcctcctagaccagccagttcctcgtcatccctgctggtaccagtcagtcccgcagctcaccctcagtccgcgccatcggggcgcggtggttcgccgctggactgccagtctccagctccgccttggcgtgttaaggccctgtctccgcctccagcctccgagccctggactcctcctcggtccttcgacccagcggctccgccttggctcttagctccctcgtctccaccgtggcctgtcatcccacctgctccaccgggctccctcgtccctccggctccaccttggtcagtcgtcgaccatccgccgcctcgggactcctctcctctggttccacctcgtcactccatccctccggctttgtcaggctcctccttccctccggttccacctccatcctcggtcgctccggctccacagcggtctgccaggaccctgcctccgccttggtcgcctgagccttctgctccacctaggccctccggaacctcgacgtccccctggctctgcggctgtgctgctccatcttgggctcctcacccaccggtgcagtctccgcctgtcggccccctggtgtcgtcgacccttccttcaccatggctcctcccgccgtcgactccaccttggatctccgtcctggctggtctctggtggaccatctggctcctcctgctcctgtctcctccctggctcctccctccgtcgtctcctccctggctcctccttctgtggtccctgtctgctggccccctcctgggagtccgtcctccaccggaacctcctcccaagttcccacccacgcctccctctgttgtttctacggtgcgaggacgcacctaccgggaggggggagtactgtcacacacctggactcat is drawn from Carassius gibelio isolate Cgi1373 ecotype wild population from Czech Republic chromosome B1, carGib1.2-hapl.c, whole genome shotgun sequence and contains these coding sequences:
- the LOC127948669 gene encoding putative methyltransferase NSUN7 isoform X1, whose amino-acid sequence is MVKQTLSSTLDSDLPDVTSLNLLDQESAPKNKAHSPVSPKSPMRKVCIQSLKKRVTAVPTERNNLKREGMPVGFPDSVYIHAAAIFQKSHVEKDLAHRLIRYRRTSPKGDGGGDDDGDDDEDPGIVNDGDVDTKKNEYWAYELAFNTLKYQDLLEEILTDSYFYRSQQMPDDLMALVVVVLCDLLDRKFQPREPMQRAEEGLIKEVRQVEDSLCRFKTKLEASLAHYRIKQNLLTIDSFLPPVVRVKQQRSQTLPLYAWVNTLKASIENVCETLETSGFTQVDSHTPLVGNVFCKDKHCSNVLLFPRRLSKQLEKTNLVSEHTLIIQDRSRSLAACAIRPLLVERGDVLMVGSFSALTVAHVAVQAAACSGCVHVCGVLNLSTFNNELQTILTSTACKNVKLMSEYFSELNEWDLRIQKVRVIVLLPKCSASALCNPVEFILNESGDRGLLHGLSKGIVSESKLEALVAKQKQDLNHALTFPKVKAVVYCTCSVYPEENERLVKRALQNADSRAKAVPFRLVSAGWDDEEEKFFRTQASDVTNGCFLCVMKREQDPAEVETVQDILARAAAKGLLGELLPPDPMNGEKPKKRKKLKGSKPILPLSSLIEPPASVMISQTADDSNHTSIVLNDSSTILDHASSQKSAVMDATSSTTNHSSVLDHSSNNRNQPSVVQKKRPKGHKPRAKVTKQSKRKKSKSRTRKERQSRSRPLRKKLLHLRPSQHTTITSIKPTPPQSKPPATRTPVSPHRFRHLSQRESVKPKKEMIKSEAFKLDREENRSREFSLPPVYPLSPSHPSSSPYRLYSSMSSNFSSSLSSSSSIAKGRDSILWH
- the LOC127948669 gene encoding putative methyltransferase NSUN7 isoform X2 — translated: MVKQTLSSTLDSDLPDVTSLNLLDQESAPKNKAHSPVSPKSPMRKKSHVEKDLAHRLIRYRRTSPKGDGGGDDDGDDDEDPGIVNDGDVDTKKNEYWAYELAFNTLKYQDLLEEILTDSYFYRSQQMPDDLMALVVVVLCDLLDRKFQPREPMQRAEEGLIKEVRQVEDSLCRFKTKLEASLAHYRIKQNLLTIDSFLPPVVRVKQQRSQTLPLYAWVNTLKASIENVCETLETSGFTQVDSHTPLVGNVFCKDKHCSNVLLFPRRLSKQLEKTNLVSEHTLIIQDRSRSLAACAIRPLLVERGDVLMVGSFSALTVAHVAVQAAACSGCVHVCGVLNLSTFNNELQTILTSTACKNVKLMSEYFSELNEWDLRIQKVRVIVLLPKCSASALCNPVEFILNESGDRGLLHGLSKGIVSESKLEALVAKQKQDLNHALTFPKVKAVVYCTCSVYPEENERLVKRALQNADSRAKAVPFRLVSAGWDDEEEKFFRTQASDVTNGCFLCVMKREQDPAEVETVQDILARAAAKGLLGELLPPDPMNGEKPKKRKKLKGSKPILPLSSLIEPPASVMISQTADDSNHTSIVLNDSSTILDHASSQKSAVMDATSSTTNHSSVLDHSSNNRNQPSVVQKKRPKGHKPRAKVTKQSKRKKSKSRTRKERQSRSRPLRKKLLHLRPSQHTTITSIKPTPPQSKPPATRTPVSPHRFRHLSQRESVKPKKEMIKSEAFKLDREENRSREFSLPPVYPLSPSHPSSSPYRLYSSMSSNFSSSLSSSSSIAKGRDSILWH